The Pseudomonas extremaustralis genome contains a region encoding:
- a CDS encoding tRNA (cytidine(34)-2'-O)-methyltransferase produces the protein MFHVILFQPEIPPNTGNVIRLCANSGCHLHLIEPLGFDMDDKRLRRAGLDYHEYATLQRHADLASCLESLGHPRLFAFTTKGSRPFHDASFAEGDAFLFGPESRGLPAEVLDALPDGHRLRLPMREGCRSLNLSNTVAVAVYEGWRQLGFK, from the coding sequence ATGTTTCACGTCATCCTTTTTCAACCAGAAATTCCGCCGAATACCGGCAACGTTATCAGGCTGTGCGCCAACAGTGGCTGCCACCTGCACTTGATCGAGCCCCTGGGCTTCGACATGGACGACAAGCGACTGCGCCGCGCCGGGCTGGACTACCACGAGTATGCCACCCTGCAGCGCCACGCCGACCTGGCCAGTTGCCTGGAAAGCCTGGGCCACCCGCGGTTGTTCGCGTTCACCACCAAGGGTTCGCGGCCATTCCACGACGCCAGCTTCGCCGAAGGCGACGCCTTCCTGTTCGGCCCGGAAAGCCGCGGCCTGCCAGCCGAGGTGCTCGACGCCCTGCCCGACGGCCATCGCCTGCGTTTGCCGATGCGCGAGGGTTGCCGCAGCCTGAACCTGTCCAACACCGTGGCAGTCGCCGTCTACGAAGGCTGGCGCCAGCTCGGTTTCAAGTAA
- the glnL gene encoding nitrogen regulation protein NR(II), translating to MTISDALHRLLLDNLTTATILLNADLRLEYMNPAAEMLLAISGQRSHGQFISELFTESAEALSSLRQAVEQAHPFTKREAMLTALTGQTLTVDYAVTPILSNGATLLLLEVHPRDRLLRITKEEAQLSKQETSKMLVRGLAHEIKNPLGGIRGAAQLLARELPDEHLKDYTNVIIEEADRLRNLVDRMLGSNKLPSLAMTNVHEVLERVCQLVEAESQGCITLVRDYDPSIPDVLIDREQMIQAVLNIVRNAMQAISSQNELRLGRITLRTRALRQFTIGHVRHRLVTKVEIIDNGPGIPAELQETIFFPMVSGRPDGTGLGLAITQNIISQHQGLIECESHPGHTTFSIFLPLEQGAPST from the coding sequence ATGACCATCAGCGATGCACTGCACCGTTTGTTACTCGACAACCTGACCACCGCGACCATCCTGCTCAATGCCGACCTGCGCCTTGAGTACATGAACCCGGCGGCGGAGATGCTCCTGGCCATCAGCGGCCAGCGCAGCCATGGGCAGTTCATCAGCGAGCTGTTCACCGAGTCGGCCGAAGCCTTGAGCTCGTTGCGCCAGGCGGTGGAGCAGGCGCACCCGTTCACCAAGCGCGAAGCGATGCTGACGGCCCTGACCGGCCAGACCCTGACGGTCGACTACGCCGTGACCCCGATCCTGAGCAATGGCGCTACGCTGCTGCTGCTCGAAGTACACCCCCGCGACCGCCTGCTGCGCATCACCAAGGAAGAAGCGCAGTTGTCCAAACAGGAAACCAGCAAGATGCTGGTGCGCGGCCTGGCCCATGAGATCAAGAACCCCCTCGGCGGGATTCGCGGCGCGGCGCAGCTGCTGGCGCGCGAGCTGCCGGACGAGCACCTCAAGGACTACACCAACGTCATCATCGAAGAAGCCGACCGCCTGCGTAACCTGGTGGACCGCATGCTCGGCTCCAACAAGCTGCCGTCGCTGGCGATGACCAACGTGCATGAGGTACTCGAACGCGTTTGCCAACTGGTCGAGGCCGAAAGCCAGGGTTGCATCACCTTGGTGCGTGACTACGACCCGAGCATCCCGGATGTATTGATCGACCGCGAACAGATGATCCAGGCAGTGCTCAACATCGTGCGCAACGCCATGCAGGCCATCAGCAGCCAGAACGAGCTGCGCCTGGGCCGCATCACCCTGCGCACCCGCGCCCTGCGCCAGTTCACCATTGGCCATGTGCGCCATCGCCTGGTGACCAAGGTCGAGATCATCGACAACGGCCCAGGCATTCCTGCGGAACTTCAGGAAACCATTTTCTTTCCCATGGTCAGCGGCCGCCCGGACGGTACCGGGCTGGGCCTGGCCATTACCCAGAACATCATCAGCCAGCACCAGGGTCTGATCGAATGTGAGAGCCATCCTGGCCACACCACGTTCTCGATCTTTCTGCCTCTGGAACAAGGAGCCCCATCGACATGA
- the ntrC gene encoding nitrogen regulation protein NR(I) codes for MSRSETVWIVDDDRSIRWVLEKALQQEGMTTQSFDSADGVMSRLARQQPDVIISDIRMPGASGLDLLARIREQHPRLPVIIMTAHSDLDSAVASYQGGAFEYLPKPFDVDEAVALVKRANQHAQEQQNQEAPPALTRTPEIIGEAPAMQEVFRAIGRLSHSNITVLINGESGTGKELVAHALHRHSPRAASPFIALNMAAIPKDLMESELFGHEKGAFTGAANLRRGRFEQADGGTLFLDEIGDMPADTQTRLLRVLADGEFYRVGGHTPVKVDVRIIAATHQNLETLVHAGKFREDLFHRLNVIRIHIPRMSDRREDIPTLARHFLSRAAQELAVEPKLLKSETEEYLKNLPWPGNVRQLENTCRWITVMASGREVHIGDLPPELLSLPQDSAPVTNWEQALRQWADQALARGQSNLLDSAVPAFERIMIETALKHTAGRRRDAAVLLGWGRNTLTRKIKELGMKVDGGDDDEGDDA; via the coding sequence ATGAGCCGTAGTGAAACTGTGTGGATCGTCGATGACGACCGTTCTATCCGCTGGGTCCTCGAGAAAGCCTTGCAACAGGAAGGCATGACCACCCAGAGCTTCGACAGCGCTGACGGGGTAATGAGCCGCCTGGCGCGCCAGCAGCCCGACGTGATCATCTCCGACATCCGCATGCCCGGCGCCAGCGGCCTGGACTTGCTCGCGCGCATCCGCGAGCAGCACCCGCGCCTGCCAGTGATCATCATGACCGCGCACTCGGACCTGGACAGCGCGGTGGCGTCCTATCAGGGCGGCGCCTTCGAATACCTGCCCAAGCCGTTCGACGTGGATGAAGCCGTCGCACTGGTCAAGCGCGCCAACCAGCACGCTCAGGAGCAACAGAACCAGGAAGCCCCGCCGGCCCTGACCCGCACCCCGGAAATCATCGGCGAAGCGCCGGCGATGCAGGAAGTGTTTCGCGCCATCGGGCGCTTGAGCCACTCCAACATCACCGTGCTGATCAACGGCGAGTCGGGCACCGGTAAAGAACTGGTGGCCCATGCCCTACACCGTCACAGCCCACGGGCGGCCTCGCCGTTCATCGCGCTGAACATGGCGGCGATCCCCAAGGACCTGATGGAGTCGGAGCTGTTCGGCCACGAGAAAGGCGCCTTCACCGGCGCTGCCAACCTGCGACGCGGGCGCTTTGAACAGGCGGACGGTGGCACGCTGTTCCTCGACGAAATCGGCGACATGCCGGCCGACACCCAGACCCGTCTGCTGCGCGTGCTGGCGGACGGCGAGTTCTACCGTGTGGGCGGGCATACGCCGGTCAAGGTCGACGTGCGTATCATCGCGGCGACCCACCAGAACCTGGAAACCCTGGTGCACGCGGGCAAATTCCGTGAGGACTTGTTTCACCGCCTCAACGTGATCCGTATCCACATCCCACGGATGTCGGACCGTCGTGAAGACATCCCCACCCTCGCCCGCCACTTCCTCAGCCGCGCCGCCCAGGAACTGGCGGTCGAACCCAAGCTGCTGAAAAGCGAGACCGAGGAATACCTCAAGAACCTGCCGTGGCCAGGCAACGTGCGCCAGCTGGAGAACACCTGCCGCTGGATCACGGTGATGGCATCCGGGCGCGAAGTGCATATCGGCGACCTGCCGCCGGAGTTGCTCAGCCTGCCGCAAGACTCGGCCCCCGTGACCAACTGGGAACAGGCGCTGCGCCAATGGGCCGACCAGGCCCTGGCACGCGGCCAGTCGAACCTGTTGGACAGCGCCGTGCCGGCCTTCGAGCGGATCATGATCGAGACCGCCCTCAAGCACACCGCCGGTCGCCGTCGCGACGCCGCCGTGCTGCTGGGCTGGGGCCGCAATACCCTGACGCGCAAGATCAAGGAACTGGGGATGAAGGTCGACGGTGGTGACGACGACGAGGGCGACGACGCCTGA